In Liquorilactobacillus hordei DSM 19519, the following proteins share a genomic window:
- the rpsH gene encoding 30S ribosomal protein S8: MVMTDPIADFLTRVRNANMAKHESLEVPASKIKHDIAEILKNEGFIRNVEYIDDDKQGIIRVFLKFSKDNERVITGIKRISKPGLRSYVKADAVPKVLNGLGIAILSTSEGVMTDKDARAKNIGGEVLAYVW; this comes from the coding sequence ATGGTCATGACTGATCCAATCGCAGACTTCTTGACACGTGTTCGCAATGCTAATATGGCAAAGCACGAATCTCTTGAAGTACCTGCTTCAAAAATTAAGCACGATATTGCAGAAATCCTCAAAAATGAAGGTTTCATTCGCAATGTTGAATATATTGATGATGACAAACAAGGAATTATCCGTGTATTCTTGAAATTCAGTAAAGATAACGAACGTGTTATTACTGGGATTAAACGTATTTCAAAACCTGGTTTACGTTCATATGTTAAAGCAGACGCTGTTCCTAAGGTTCTAAACGGCTTAGGAATCGCTATTCTCTCAACCTCAGAAGGGGTTATGACAGATAAAGACGCCCGTGCAAAGAATATTGGCGGCGAAGTATTAGCATACGTTTGGTAG
- the rplF gene encoding 50S ribosomal protein L6 — MSRIGYKEVTVPAGIEVKHDGNIVTVKGPKGELTREFSDKISMEIEGNVVKFDRSSDDSKTKALHGTTRAVFHNMVLGVSEGFKKELELQGVGYRAQMKGNTLVLNVGYSHPVEFVAENGISIEAPSATSIIVSGISKEAVGDFAAKIRLTRAPEPYKGKGIRYKGEIVRRKEGKTGK, encoded by the coding sequence GTGAGTCGTATTGGTTATAAAGAAGTTACTGTACCTGCCGGTATTGAGGTCAAGCATGATGGAAATATCGTGACTGTTAAAGGTCCTAAGGGTGAATTAACTCGTGAATTCTCTGACAAGATTTCAATGGAAATCGAAGGTAATGTTGTTAAGTTTGATCGTTCAAGCGACGATAGCAAGACAAAAGCATTACATGGGACAACAAGAGCTGTATTCCATAACATGGTATTAGGTGTTAGTGAAGGATTCAAGAAAGAATTAGAACTTCAAGGTGTTGGTTACCGTGCACAAATGAAAGGTAATACACTCGTACTGAATGTTGGTTATTCTCATCCAGTAGAGTTTGTTGCTGAAAATGGTATCAGCATTGAAGCACCTTCTGCAACTTCAATAATTGTTTCTGGTATTTCAAAAGAAGCTGTTGGAGATTTTGCTGCAAAAATTCGTTTGACACGTGCTCCAGAACCTTACAAGGGCAAGGGAATTCGTTATAAAGGTGAAATTGTTCGTCGTAAGGAAGGTAAGACTGGTAAGTAA
- the rplR gene encoding 50S ribosomal protein L18 yields MISKPDKNKTRQKRHLRVRGKISGTAKCPRLNVYRSNKNIYAQVIDDVAGVTLVSASTLDSEVSGNSKTEQATSVGEVVAKRSIEKGIKEVVFDRGGYLYHGRVEALATAARENGLDF; encoded by the coding sequence GTGATTTCAAAACCAGATAAAAATAAGACACGTCAAAAGCGTCATTTACGTGTCCGTGGTAAGATCTCTGGTACAGCTAAGTGCCCACGCTTAAATGTTTATCGTTCAAACAAAAACATCTACGCTCAAGTAATTGATGACGTAGCGGGTGTGACGCTAGTTAGTGCCTCTACATTAGATAGTGAAGTCAGTGGTAACTCTAAGACAGAACAAGCTACTTCAGTTGGTGAAGTTGTTGCAAAACGTTCTATTGAAAAGGGTATTAAAGAAGTTGTTTTTGACCGTGGTGGATACTTGTATCATGGACGTGTTGAAGCACTCGCAACTGCTGCTCGTGAAAATGGATTAGACTTTTAG
- the rpsE gene encoding 30S ribosomal protein S5 gives MTFIDPAQLDLEDRVVAINRITKVVKGGRRLRFAALVIVGDHNGHVGFGTGKAQEVPDAIRKAVDDARKNLITVPMVNDTLPHEVLGEYSGSRIMLKPATAGSGVAAGGAVRAVMELSGVADVTSKSLGSSTPINVVRATMDGLTKMKSAEEVAALRGVSAQHLAE, from the coding sequence ATGACTTTTATCGATCCTGCTCAATTAGACTTAGAAGATCGCGTTGTTGCGATTAACCGTATCACAAAAGTTGTTAAAGGTGGACGTCGCTTGCGTTTTGCTGCCTTAGTTATCGTTGGAGACCACAATGGCCATGTTGGCTTTGGTACAGGTAAGGCACAAGAAGTTCCTGATGCTATCCGTAAAGCTGTTGATGATGCTCGTAAGAACCTTATCACAGTTCCAATGGTTAACGATACGCTTCCTCATGAAGTTCTAGGTGAATATAGTGGTAGTCGTATTATGTTGAAACCAGCTACAGCCGGTTCAGGTGTTGCTGCTGGTGGTGCTGTCCGTGCCGTTATGGAATTGTCTGGCGTTGCTGATGTTACAAGTAAATCACTTGGCTCAAGTACACCAATCAATGTTGTTCGTGCAACAATGGATGGTTTAACAAAAATGAAGAGTGCTGAAGAAGTTGCCGCACTTCGCGGTGTCTCAGCTCAACACTTAGCAGAATAA
- the rpmD gene encoding 50S ribosomal protein L30 — translation MANLKVTLVRSVIGRPQKQRDVVKALGLGRISSSVVLPDNAATRGAVAKINHLVEVSIAE, via the coding sequence ATGGCTAATTTAAAAGTTACTTTGGTTCGTAGTGTCATTGGGCGTCCTCAAAAACAACGCGATGTTGTTAAAGCACTTGGTTTAGGACGTATTAGTAGTTCAGTAGTACTTCCTGATAATGCTGCAACACGTGGTGCTGTTGCGAAAATCAACCATTTGGTTGAAGTTTCAATTGCTGAGTAA
- the rplO gene encoding 50S ribosomal protein L15 yields the protein MELHELKASEGSRHVRNRVGRGTSSGNGKTAGRGQKGQKARSKVRLGFEGGQMPLFRRMPKRGFQNINRKEFAVVNLDTLNKFDDGTEITPVLLVENGVVKKELNGIKILGNGELTKKLTVKANKFSASAKEAIEAAGGQAEVI from the coding sequence ATGGAATTGCATGAGTTAAAAGCAAGTGAAGGTTCACGTCACGTACGTAATCGTGTAGGTCGCGGAACTTCATCCGGAAATGGTAAGACAGCTGGACGTGGTCAGAAAGGCCAAAAAGCTCGTAGTAAAGTACGTTTGGGCTTTGAAGGTGGACAAATGCCATTGTTCCGTCGTATGCCAAAACGTGGTTTCCAAAATATCAATCGCAAGGAATTTGCAGTTGTTAATTTAGATACACTTAACAAATTCGATGATGGTACAGAAATTACACCAGTACTTTTAGTTGAGAATGGTGTTGTTAAAAAAGAATTGAACGGAATTAAAATTCTAGGTAATGGTGAGTTAACTAAGAAGTTAACTGTCAAAGCTAATAAATTCTCTGCTTCAGCTAAAGAAGCTATTGAAGCAGCTGGCGGTCAAGCCGAGGTGATTTAA
- the secY gene encoding preprotein translocase subunit SecY: protein MLKTMKNALAVKEIRNKILFTLGVLIVFRLGTYITVPGINAKALSSVASSGLVSILNTFSGGGLTNYSILAMGVSPYITAQIIVQLLQMDIVPRFVEWSKQGEVGRRKLNQATRYLTIVLAFVQSIGITAGFNALSSLNLVENPGIKTYVSIGIILTGGSLFTTWLGDMITDRGFGNGISMIIMAGIIARIPTGIQQIYNDQFADASSSDLWKSILYVVVLVLAILIIVAFVTYVQQASYKIPIQYTRRLAGATNSSYLPLKINVAGVIPVIFASSFIATPQTILMAFTQNYSEATWYKVMTNIFNMQATGGMILYTVLIVVFTFFYAFVQVNPEKLSENLQKQGSYIPSVWPGKETEKFVSRLLMRLSSVGSLFLGLVALIPLIASNVWGLDESIGLGGTSLLIVVGVALESIRQLKGMMMKREYVGFIR, encoded by the coding sequence ATGCTTAAAACAATGAAGAACGCCTTAGCTGTAAAAGAGATCCGTAACAAAATCTTATTTACATTAGGTGTCTTGATTGTATTTCGTTTAGGCACATATATCACAGTCCCTGGGATCAACGCTAAAGCTTTAAGTAGTGTTGCATCTTCAGGGTTAGTTAGTATCTTGAATACTTTTAGTGGTGGTGGTTTGACGAATTATTCCATCTTAGCAATGGGTGTCTCACCATATATCACTGCGCAGATTATTGTTCAACTACTTCAAATGGATATTGTTCCACGCTTTGTTGAGTGGAGTAAGCAAGGTGAAGTTGGTCGTAGGAAGCTTAATCAAGCTACAAGATATTTAACAATAGTGCTGGCGTTTGTACAGTCAATTGGAATTACAGCTGGGTTTAATGCACTGAGCAGTTTGAATTTAGTTGAAAATCCAGGCATTAAGACTTATGTAAGTATTGGAATCATTTTAACGGGTGGTTCACTGTTTACTACATGGCTTGGTGACATGATTACCGATAGAGGTTTCGGGAACGGAATTTCAATGATAATTATGGCTGGTATTATTGCAAGAATTCCAACTGGTATTCAACAGATTTACAATGATCAATTTGCTGATGCTTCATCTAGTGATTTGTGGAAGAGTATTTTATATGTTGTTGTATTGGTATTGGCTATTTTAATAATTGTTGCTTTTGTTACATATGTACAACAAGCCAGTTATAAAATCCCGATTCAGTATACTAGACGACTTGCAGGAGCAACTAATAGCTCATACCTCCCATTGAAAATCAATGTGGCAGGTGTTATTCCAGTTATTTTTGCGAGTTCCTTTATTGCAACGCCACAAACTATTTTGATGGCATTCACACAGAATTATTCTGAAGCTACATGGTATAAGGTAATGACTAATATCTTTAATATGCAGGCTACAGGTGGAATGATTCTTTATACTGTTTTGATTGTTGTATTTACTTTCTTCTATGCGTTCGTTCAGGTTAATCCTGAAAAATTATCGGAGAATTTGCAAAAACAAGGCAGTTATATTCCAAGTGTCTGGCCAGGTAAAGAAACTGAAAAATTTGTTTCACGCCTGTTAATGCGTTTAAGTTCAGTCGGTTCACTCTTCTTAGGACTTGTTGCTTTAATACCATTGATTGCCTCAAATGTTTGGGGATTAGATGAATCAATTGGTTTAGGTGGAACAAGTTTATTGATTGTTGTGGGGGTTGCACTTGAATCAATCAGACAATTAAAGGGTATGATGATGAAGCGTGAGTATGTTGGCTTCATCAGATAA
- a CDS encoding adenylate kinase, with the protein MNLMLMGLPGAGKGTQAERIVDEFDIPHISTGDIFRAAIKNKTPMGLKAKSFIDKGELVPDEVTNGIVKERLSEADTDKGFLLDGFPRNMAQAQALEEMGVELSKPLVGVINIHVDPASLLERLTGRFICRDCGATYHKIFNPTKVEGTCDRCGGHNFYQREDDKPETVKNRLDVNIKMNTPLLAFYEEKGLLHEVDGNQEIGKVFSNIKDILKDLK; encoded by the coding sequence ATGAACTTAATGTTGATGGGCTTGCCTGGAGCAGGTAAGGGAACACAGGCTGAAAGGATTGTTGATGAATTCGATATTCCACATATTTCGACTGGTGACATTTTCCGTGCAGCTATTAAGAATAAAACACCAATGGGATTAAAAGCAAAGTCTTTTATTGATAAAGGTGAACTGGTTCCAGATGAAGTTACGAATGGCATCGTTAAGGAACGTTTAAGTGAAGCTGATACGGATAAGGGATTTTTACTTGATGGTTTTCCTAGAAATATGGCTCAAGCACAAGCTTTAGAAGAAATGGGAGTTGAACTATCAAAACCCCTAGTTGGAGTTATTAATATTCATGTTGACCCAGCTTCATTATTAGAACGATTAACTGGACGCTTTATCTGCCGTGATTGCGGAGCTACATATCACAAGATTTTCAATCCAACAAAGGTTGAGGGAACTTGTGACCGTTGTGGTGGACATAATTTTTATCAGCGAGAAGATGATAAGCCTGAAACTGTTAAAAATCGCTTAGATGTTAATATCAAGATGAATACACCGTTATTAGCTTTCTATGAAGAAAAAGGTTTATTGCATGAAGTTGATGGCAATCAGGAAATTGGAAAAGTGTTCAGTAATATCAAAGATATTTTAAAAGATTTAAAGTAG
- the infA gene encoding translation initiation factor IF-1 — MAKDDVIEIEGTIKETLPNAMFKVELENGHEILAHVSGKIRMHYIRILPGDKVTVEMSPYDLTKGRITYRFK, encoded by the coding sequence GTGGCGAAAGATGATGTGATTGAAATTGAGGGTACAATCAAAGAAACGTTACCCAATGCGATGTTCAAGGTTGAACTCGAGAACGGACACGAGATATTAGCTCATGTATCAGGAAAAATCAGAATGCATTATATTCGCATTTTACCTGGTGATAAGGTAACTGTCGAAATGTCCCCTTACGATTTAACTAAGGGCCGCATTACCTATCGCTTTAAATAG
- the rpmJ gene encoding 50S ribosomal protein L36, protein MKVRPSVKPMCEHCKVIKRKGRVMVICSNPKHKQRQG, encoded by the coding sequence ATGAAGGTAAGACCATCAGTAAAACCAATGTGCGAACACTGTAAAGTGATTAAGCGCAAGGGTCGTGTTATGGTGATTTGCTCAAATCCAAAACACAAACAACGTCAGGGATAA
- the rpsM gene encoding 30S ribosomal protein S13, whose protein sequence is MARIAGVDLPRDKRIVIGLTYIYGIGNTTAQKILAEAEVSEDVRVRDLTSDQEDKIRAVADKYKVEGDLRREVSLDIKRLSEIGSYRGLRHRRHLPVRGQNTKNNARTRKGPATSIAGKKK, encoded by the coding sequence ATGGCTCGTATTGCAGGTGTCGATTTACCACGTGACAAGCGTATCGTAATCGGATTAACTTACATTTATGGAATCGGTAATACTACAGCACAAAAAATCTTAGCAGAGGCAGAGGTGTCTGAGGATGTTCGTGTACGCGATTTAACTTCTGATCAAGAAGATAAGATTCGTGCTGTTGCTGATAAGTACAAAGTCGAAGGTGATCTTCGTCGTGAAGTCAGCTTAGATATCAAACGTTTATCAGAAATTGGATCATACCGAGGTCTGCGTCATCGTCGTCATTTACCAGTTCGTGGACAAAACACGAAGAATAACGCACGTACACGCAAAGGCCCAGCTACATCAATTGCTGGTAAAAAGAAATAA
- the rpsK gene encoding 30S ribosomal protein S11 produces MAVKKGSRKRRVKKNIEVGVAHIHSTFNNTLVMITDVHGNAIAWSSAGSLGFRGSRKSTPFAAQMAAEAAAKGSMEHGMKSVEVAVKGPGSGREAAIRALQTTGLEVTSIRDVTPVPHNGCRPPKRRRV; encoded by the coding sequence ATGGCAGTTAAAAAAGGTTCACGTAAGCGTCGAGTAAAGAAAAATATTGAAGTCGGCGTAGCACATATTCACTCAACATTCAACAATACTCTTGTTATGATTACAGATGTTCACGGTAATGCTATTGCTTGGTCTTCTGCAGGCTCTCTTGGTTTCAGGGGTAGTCGTAAATCAACTCCATTTGCTGCTCAAATGGCTGCAGAAGCTGCAGCAAAGGGTTCAATGGAACATGGTATGAAGAGTGTCGAAGTTGCAGTTAAAGGCCCTGGTTCTGGTCGTGAAGCCGCTATTCGTGCTTTACAGACGACTGGTCTTGAGGTTACATCTATTCGCGATGTGACACCAGTTCCTCATAATGGATGTCGTCCTCCAAAACGCCGTCGTGTTTAA
- a CDS encoding DNA-directed RNA polymerase subunit alpha, whose protein sequence is MIEFEKPKIHKIEENLDYGKFVIEPLERGYGTTLGNSLRRILLSSLPGAAITDIQIDGVLHEFSTIKGVLEDVTQIILNLKKVALRVDSEENQTLEINVAGPLEVTAGDIQGSSDVEVLNPDLYICTVAEGASFHIRMTANTGRGYVSADDNKARADDMPIGVLPIDSIYTPIERVNYQVEKARVGQRDDFDKLTLDVWTNGAVTPSEAISLSAKILTEHLTLFVDLTDEAKNAEIMVEKEETHKEKMLEMTIEELDLSVRSYNCLKRAGINTVQELTNKSEADMMKVRNLGRKSLEEVKNKLVDLGLSLRHDD, encoded by the coding sequence ATGATTGAATTTGAAAAACCAAAAATTCATAAAATAGAAGAAAATCTTGATTATGGTAAATTTGTTATTGAACCGCTTGAACGTGGCTATGGTACTACTTTAGGTAATTCACTTCGTCGTATTTTGCTTTCATCACTTCCTGGTGCAGCAATTACTGATATTCAAATTGATGGTGTATTGCATGAATTCTCAACTATTAAGGGTGTTCTTGAAGATGTGACACAAATTATTTTGAATCTTAAGAAAGTTGCTTTGCGAGTTGATTCAGAAGAAAATCAAACATTGGAAATCAATGTTGCCGGTCCTCTTGAAGTAACTGCAGGTGATATTCAAGGAAGTAGTGATGTCGAGGTTCTTAATCCTGATCTGTATATCTGTACAGTTGCCGAAGGGGCATCATTCCATATTCGAATGACTGCTAACACTGGCCGTGGTTATGTTTCTGCTGATGATAACAAAGCCAGGGCTGATGATATGCCAATTGGTGTATTACCAATTGACTCAATTTATACCCCAATTGAACGTGTAAACTATCAAGTTGAGAAAGCACGTGTTGGTCAAAGAGATGATTTTGATAAGTTGACACTTGATGTTTGGACTAACGGTGCAGTTACTCCAAGTGAAGCAATCAGCTTATCTGCGAAAATTTTAACAGAGCATTTGACTTTATTTGTTGATCTTACTGATGAGGCAAAGAATGCTGAAATCATGGTAGAAAAAGAAGAAACACATAAAGAAAAAATGCTTGAGATGACGATTGAAGAGCTTGATTTATCAGTTCGTTCTTATAATTGCTTGAAACGTGCTGGAATCAACACAGTTCAAGAATTAACTAATAAGTCTGAAGCTGATATGATGAAGGTCCGCAATCTTGGACGTAAGTCATTAGAAGAAGTTAAGAATAAACTTGTTGACTTGGGTTTATCATTACGTCATGATGACTAA
- the rplQ gene encoding 50S ribosomal protein L17 — MGYRKLGRTSSHRKAMLRNLTTDLLVNEKIITTDARAKEVRKSAEKMISLGKKGDLASRRRAAAFLMNVVADVKEDGDNVVVQSALQKLFSELAPRFEERNGGYTRILKMDERRGDAAKMVVLELVD; from the coding sequence ATGGGTTACCGTAAATTAGGACGAACAAGTTCACATCGTAAAGCTATGTTGCGTAACTTGACGACTGACTTGCTCGTTAACGAAAAAATCATAACAACTGATGCACGTGCTAAAGAAGTGCGTAAATCAGCTGAAAAGATGATTTCATTAGGTAAGAAGGGCGACTTGGCTTCTCGTCGTCGTGCTGCAGCATTTTTGATGAATGTTGTTGCTGACGTTAAAGAAGACGGTGATAATGTTGTTGTTCAATCAGCATTACAAAAGCTTTTCTCAGAATTAGCACCACGTTTTGAAGAACGCAATGGTGGTTACACACGTATCCTCAAGATGGATGAACGTCGTGGAGATGCAGCAAAAATGGTTGTTCTTGAATTAGTTGACTAA
- a CDS encoding IS3 family transposase: MRRDYPFITLLKVAGLARSTYYYHLACLNRPDKYRQVKQIIRQEFARSHQTYGYRRMRFVLKQHHVKLCLETVRKIMFSMGLKVTLFSKHSGRYNSYHGHVGQVVPNLLKQQFKAHKPYTVLHTDVSQFKLTCGKWGYISTVIDEASNEVLAAKVSSTPNRVLIDQTLETVIKKIPATTKPILHSDQGWQYQMTNYQAKLRHHHFIQSMSRKGNCLDNAPVESFFSMLKRECLRRIKVTSLSELSTLVEHYVAWYNNQRISLKRHGLTPVEYRKQYLTNN, encoded by the coding sequence TTGCGGCGTGATTATCCCTTTATTACGCTCTTAAAAGTTGCGGGACTTGCGCGTTCGACGTATTACTATCATTTAGCTTGTCTAAACCGGCCTGATAAATATCGTCAGGTTAAACAAATTATTCGGCAAGAATTTGCCCGCTCTCATCAAACTTATGGTTATCGTCGCATGAGATTTGTTTTAAAACAGCATCATGTTAAACTTTGTCTAGAAACTGTTCGTAAAATTATGTTTTCTATGGGTCTGAAAGTTACTCTTTTTTCAAAACATTCTGGGCGGTACAACTCATATCATGGTCATGTTGGACAGGTGGTACCTAACTTGCTCAAGCAACAATTCAAGGCCCATAAACCATATACTGTTTTGCATACTGACGTCAGTCAGTTTAAACTTACGTGTGGAAAATGGGGTTATATTTCGACAGTTATTGATGAGGCTAGTAATGAAGTTTTAGCCGCTAAAGTTAGTTCAACACCCAATCGTGTTTTAATCGATCAAACCCTTGAGACAGTCATTAAAAAGATTCCCGCAACAACTAAACCAATTCTACACTCTGATCAAGGATGGCAATATCAAATGACCAATTATCAAGCTAAACTAAGACATCATCATTTCATTCAAAGCATGTCTCGTAAGGGAAATTGTTTAGACAATGCCCCAGTTGAGAGCTTTTTCAGTATGCTTAAACGTGAATGTTTAAGGCGCATTAAGGTTACTTCGCTCAGTGAACTAAGTACATTAGTGGAACATTATGTTGCTTGGTATAATAACCAGCGAATTTCACTTAAGCGTCACGGATTAACTCCAGTCGAATATCGTAAACAGTATCTAACTAATAATTAA
- a CDS encoding helix-turn-helix domain-containing protein, whose translation MTRNYTYSFKLKVVKEYLNGENSLHTLCLKYKMPSDTPLVIWVSRYKAFGPTGLKQLKRRHYSNDFKVAVITYYLNHSTSIQKTAIHFDISHTVVYNWLKLMRQFGIKAVISSKIGRPKMVKKKKETSKKKTEQQLIERQQKQIRHLEQELSYTKIENVYLKKLDAVIRNKKQH comes from the coding sequence TTGACACGTAATTATACCTACAGCTTTAAGTTGAAAGTAGTTAAAGAATATTTAAATGGTGAAAATTCACTCCACACACTGTGTCTGAAATATAAGATGCCGAGTGATACTCCATTAGTAATTTGGGTGTCGCGTTATAAAGCTTTTGGTCCTACCGGACTTAAACAGCTTAAACGCCGGCACTATTCTAATGATTTCAAGGTAGCGGTTATTACCTATTACTTGAACCATTCTACCAGTATTCAAAAAACAGCCATCCACTTTGATATCAGCCACACAGTCGTTTATAATTGGCTTAAATTAATGCGGCAATTTGGAATTAAAGCCGTAATTTCATCTAAGATAGGACGACCCAAGATGGTTAAGAAAAAGAAAGAAACATCCAAGAAAAAGACCGAACAACAGTTAATAGAGAGACAACAAAAACAAATCAGACATTTAGAACAGGAACTTTCCTATACTAAAATTGAGAATGTTTATCTAAAAAAATTGGATGCCGTAATTCGAAACAAAAAACAGCACTAA
- a CDS encoding energy-coupling factor ABC transporter ATP-binding protein has product MVNIVEIKKLTFKYPQQEAYNFNNFDLKIKKGEWLAIIGHNGSGKSTLVRLIDGLLAPESGEITVSGIKLTPETVWDVRSKIGMVFQNPDNQFVGANVEDDVAFGLENAAIPRDEMLKRVKEALNRVGMWKFADHEPVRLSGGQKQRVALAGIIALKPEIVILDEATSMLDPEGRRAVLEIIRELNQHEHLTVISITHDIDEASKAQRVVVLDDGKIVQDDVPAEIFAHGSRLIKLGLEPPFSEKLKKELVEQGIKVPDEYLTKEGMVDWLWQLFSKQ; this is encoded by the coding sequence ATAGTGAATATAGTTGAAATCAAGAAGCTTACTTTTAAGTATCCGCAACAAGAAGCATATAATTTCAATAATTTCGACTTGAAAATCAAAAAAGGTGAATGGCTCGCAATTATTGGACATAATGGTAGTGGTAAGAGCACATTAGTACGTTTGATAGATGGTTTACTTGCTCCTGAAAGTGGTGAAATTACAGTAAGCGGAATAAAACTTACTCCTGAGACAGTGTGGGATGTACGCAGCAAAATCGGTATGGTTTTCCAAAATCCTGACAATCAATTTGTAGGAGCTAATGTTGAAGATGATGTTGCTTTTGGATTAGAGAATGCTGCAATCCCACGTGATGAAATGTTAAAAAGGGTTAAAGAAGCGCTTAATCGTGTTGGAATGTGGAAGTTTGCAGATCATGAACCAGTTCGATTATCTGGTGGTCAGAAACAACGAGTTGCATTAGCGGGGATAATTGCCCTAAAACCTGAGATTGTGATTCTTGATGAAGCAACAAGTATGCTTGACCCAGAAGGAAGACGGGCAGTTTTGGAGATTATTCGTGAACTGAACCAGCATGAACACTTAACGGTTATTTCGATTACACATGATATTGATGAAGCTTCTAAGGCACAGCGTGTAGTTGTGTTGGATGATGGCAAGATTGTACAAGATGATGTTCCTGCTGAAATATTTGCACATGGGTCTAGGTTGATTAAATTGGGACTCGAGCCGCCTTTTTCTGAGAAATTAAAAAAAGAACTTGTAGAACAAGGAATTAAAGTACCTGATGAATACCTAACAAAAGAAGGAATGGTTGATTGGTTATGGCAATTATTTTCAAAGCAGTAA
- a CDS encoding energy-coupling factor ABC transporter ATP-binding protein → MAIIFKAVNYTYQPNTPFEQQALSDVSVEIPSGSYTALIGHTGSGKSTFLQHLNGLLRPTSGEIQIGKQVINAETKNKQLGELRKHVGVVFQFPEAQLFEETVIKDIAFAPKNFGKTEEEAEVIARRMAHQVGLDDDLLVKSPFELSGGQMRRVAIAGILAMEPEVLVLDEPTAGLDPKGRLEMMRMFKRLKDEQNLTVILVTHQMDDVANYADNVIVLEEGKMIANGTPSEIFSQPDWLVAHHLALPKAGEFALEFEQKTGIKFSTLPLTEFSLAQKIASLLHGGDVNNG, encoded by the coding sequence ATGGCAATTATTTTCAAAGCAGTAAATTATACGTATCAACCCAATACGCCTTTTGAGCAACAGGCACTCAGTGATGTATCAGTTGAAATCCCGAGTGGTAGTTATACTGCTTTAATCGGACATACCGGTAGTGGGAAATCGACTTTTTTGCAACATTTGAATGGGTTGTTACGACCTACAAGTGGTGAAATTCAGATAGGTAAACAAGTGATTAATGCTGAAACCAAAAATAAACAGCTAGGTGAACTTCGTAAGCATGTTGGAGTTGTATTTCAATTTCCTGAAGCTCAGTTGTTTGAAGAGACTGTAATTAAAGATATAGCATTTGCACCAAAGAATTTTGGCAAAACTGAAGAAGAGGCAGAAGTAATTGCACGAAGAATGGCGCATCAAGTAGGGCTGGATGATGATTTATTAGTAAAGTCACCTTTTGAATTATCTGGTGGTCAAATGAGAAGAGTTGCAATCGCTGGTATTCTGGCAATGGAGCCCGAGGTCTTGGTATTAGATGAGCCTACCGCTGGATTGGATCCCAAAGGACGACTTGAAATGATGCGGATGTTTAAACGCTTGAAGGATGAACAAAACTTAACAGTGATTTTAGTTACTCATCAAATGGATGATGTTGCTAATTACGCTGATAATGTAATTGTTTTGGAAGAAGGAAAAATGATTGCTAATGGAACTCCTAGTGAAATTTTCTCGCAGCCAGATTGGTTAGTAGCACATCATCTTGCGCTACCCAAGGCTGGTGAATTTGCTTTAGAATTTGAGCAGAAAACCGGAATTAAATTTTCAACCTTGCCTTTGACAGAATTCTCTTTAGCACAAAAAATTGCGTCCTTGTTGCATGGGGGTGATGTGAATAATGGGTAA